CTGTCGGTTATGCAACTTGCCACTGGTGCCATGTCATGGAGCAAGAATCATTTGAAAATTTAGAAGTAGCTCAAGCCTTAAATGAAGCTTTTATCAATATAAAAGTGGACCGCGAAGAACTGCCAGAAGTAGACAGCCTGTATATGGAGTTTGCTCAAAGCATGATGTCTGGTGCTGCAGGCTGGCCGTTGAATGTGATTTTAACACCGGATTTATATCCTTTTTTTGCTGCAACTTACCTTCCCCCAGTCAATAGCCATGGACTCATTGGCATGCTTGAGCTTGTAGAACGAATTCATGAAGCTTGGCAAGGTGACGAACGGGAACGCATTTTGATGCAATCTGAAAAAATCGTTGAAGTTTTTGAACAGCATGTGCACACCTCAGGAGAACTGTTGCCACCTCCCGAAGTCATCGAAAAAACCATTGAGATGCTCATCAAGTTAGCAGACCCTGTTAATGGTGGAATGAAAGGGGCTCCCAAATTTCCGATTGCTTATCAGTCTGTCTTTTTGCTCCGCTACTCCATGGAAAAAAAAGATAGTCGGCCTTTGTTTCTTGTTGAACGAACCTTGGAAATGATGCGCAGGGGAGGTATTTACGACCATTTAGGTGGAGGTTTTTCTCGTTACAGTGTAGACGAAGCTTGGCAAATTCCTCACTTTGAGAAAATGCTTTACGACAACGCTCTTTTGGCAGATTGCTATTTTGAAGCCTGGCAAGCGACCCAAAATCCACAGTATAAAAAAGTCTGTGAGGAAATTTTGCATTATGTATTGCGAGATATGTCTCATTTTCGCGGGGGCTTTTATTCGGCTGAAGATGCCGATTCAGAAGGCCATGAAGGGCGTTTTTATACGTGGACTTTAGAAGAAGTTGAAGAGTTGCTAGGTGGTGAAAATGAAAGTGAATTATTTGTTCATTATTTTGACATTACTCCCGAAGGAAATTTCGAAGGGAGGAATGTTTTACACACGCCTTTAAGCCTAGAAGAATTTGCGAAAAAGATGGGAATGGATGCCCAACAACTGGATCTTCTGTTCACCGAACAAAAACATATTCTTTGGAAAGCACGAGAAAAAAGAGTTCATCCGTTTAAAGATGATAAAATTTTAACAGCTTGGAATGGATTGATGATTCAAGCGATGGCAGAAGCTGGTTGTGCATTTTGTGATCAACGATTTCTATCGGCAGCGCAAAATAGTGCCAAATTCATTAAGGCAAAACTTTGGAATGAGCATGGCTTATTGCGTAGATGGAGAGATGATGAAGCCATGTTTTCAGCTGGGTTAGACGAATATGCTTTCTTGATCCGAAGTTTATTGACTCTATTTGAAGCAGGTTGCGGTACGGAATGGTTACAATGGGCATTAGAGCTCAATGAAATTCTGAAGAATCAATTCAAAGCTTTAAATGGTGCTTATTATCAGACTAACGGGCAAGACCTTTCGCTTGTCATTCGGAAATGTCAATTTTCAGACGGTGCAGAACCATCCGGAAATGCGATTCAATGTGAAAACCTTCTCCGTTTATATCAATTGACGCACGATTACAGTTATCTAGAAGATGCAAATGACATTCTTCGCGGAGTTTGGAAATTTATGGAACACTACCCCCCAGGATATTGTTATCATATGATGAATCTCCACAAATACTATGCCAAAGATCAGCTGCCTACTATTACAATAGCACTCAATAGCAAGGATTCACATTTTCAGGAATTGCGTCAGAATTTTTATCAAAAATTTATTCCTCACAAAGCAATCATTTGGAGACGTCCGGATGATGAGTTACTGTTTAATCTTTTGCCTTTTGCTCAAGAACAAATCCCATTAAATGATCAGACCACACTTTACATCTGTTATGACCGACGATGTGATCATCCGTTGGTCAATCTTTCGGAAATGCTTGAAGCTATCGCAAAGCTTTGAGCTTATGGTATAAAACGATTTTATTGAGCATCTTTTTTTGAGAGATCTTTAAGAATTTCCTTGAGCTTTACCGAAAAGATTTGCTAGTATGTCGCATCGAGTATGTGAGTAACTTGCAGTAGCTCTGGGGCTTCTCACTCTTTGCGCAATCAACGCATATAATTAATTCGACGTCGACGAAACGATAAATAAGGAGAAATTTTTTTATGGCTATAAGTTTATATTCAAATCAACAATCATTCGCGAAGCTTATTGAAGAAGCAAGCAAACAACTCACAGGCCACAGTGAATTACGTCTTTCATCTGGACTAAAAGTAAGAAAAGCAGGGTATGGCTTTATTGAATGGCTTCGCTCTATTTTTGGTGCAGATTCCACACGGGGCTATAAAAAAACAGCAGCTAAATTGGAAGCTTTGGCCCTAAAAAGAAGTGCAGAAATACCTTTTGAAGGCGTTTTACGCGATCAATTTAATGAAGGTTATAAAAATATTTTAGGAAAAGTTTTGCATATTACAGAAAAAGATGATGGTTCCTTAGAAGTTGATGCAAAGCTTACTAAAAATGTAAAGAAAACTGAAGCGATTAAGAAACGTTTCACTGACTCGCTTGATAAGGTGAAAAAAATTGAAGTTACAGAAGAAGCGAAAGAGATTCAACGTAAACAATTAGATATTTTAGATGAATTAGAAGCTCTCAAAGCTAATAAAGCTGCAAAAGCTCAAGAGATTACAGGCAAGCACGAAGAAATTTCTCAACGACAAAAAGCGATTGAGGATCTTCAAGCGCTTGAAGATAAAGATGAAGACGCGATAGCTGCAGCTAAAGAGTCTTTAAAAGAATTAAGTGACCAGCTATCACGTTTAGAAGAAGAAAATGATGCGTTAGCTATTTCACAAAAGACTAAAGAAGAAGAGCGTACAAAAAATCATGCTGCTCTAATCGCATTTCAGGTGAAGAAAAAACCTGCAACGTCTAATACTAAACCTAAAGCAGATCCTAAAAAAGACTAATTTCTCATTTAGGTAAATGGATAACTCCTTCCTAGAAAGGGGTTATCCCTACTATCCTCTCCAAATTACCTTGCATCATGTTTTTATTATGAAAGTTTTTTGAATGAATGGTCCGTCTTTGACATTTCTGTTTGTGACAAATAAAAGTCTTATGCGAACTACTCCAAGATAGTAAAGCACAAAATGCCATCGAAGGGACGTTTTGCGCTCATACCTGTCCATTTCCAAAAGGTACAAGGTCTCCAAGAATCTCGTTTTTATGACAAAACGCCTTCTTTGGAAGAGAAAAAGAGCATTATATTTTACCTATACTCGTCTTTTTTTGATCAGAAACCAGAAGTACAATTTTTCTTACAGTTTCTATTGCTTCAGACTTTTGCGTAAAACCAGAGACACTTACTGAATACGTATTTAACTTTAAAAGAGTTTCCCGTTGCAATTCATTATTGTAATCTATGTTGTAAATGCTATTTTTAAAAACTTTCAAGATTTGCATCGACTCAAAAATCTCAATTATTTTTTTTACGCAACCTAATGTATTTAAGGGAGAAGCAACTATAGAATGTGAAAAATCTGGTAGCGATTGATGAGCTTTATCTAATTCATTTATATAATTATTTAAAAGAAGAGATTTAATCTTTTTGCGAAAAAAAGAGACGTCGTCTCCATAACCTAAAACAACGTCGTCAATAGGATGTTTAACAACATCAATCATGCCTAATTTAGATAAAACATTACCGTCATGAGTCCAAATGCCAAAGTGTTGAGATTTACCCATATAGCTATAAACAGCCAAATCTCCTGGAGATGGTTCTTTTACTTCTTCATAGCCCCAGCTTGCAAGATAATTTTTACTATCATTGAAAAATTCAGCAGGCCATTTAGCGAATTCTGAGTTAAATATATAGGGGAACGACTTTTCTTCATTAAGTAGATAGAAGGCGAAATCATAACAATATGAAACTCGCTTATTAGATATATATTCTTCATAATTAGACACTTCTGCTATCTGAAAATCTTCTTTAGAAAGAAAATGGTCAGGCTGTTTAATGACAAGAGGATTTTCATATAAAATTTGCTCAATTATTTCTTTAAATATGCCGCCAATTTTATTGAATAAATCAGATCGCAGTTGATGGTCATTAAGTTGAGAAATTACTTCATTGCTGATTACGTCTACTTTAGCTGAAATTCTTACTCCTTCTTCATGACTCAAATAGCGACCCACCTTATCTTTAAAGCGGTCAGCAAACCATTTAATTTTCTTTATTGCATCTGACTTTTGCCATACAGCGGGACTAATATTGGATTCAGATTTAGATGCGGTATCTTCGGCCAAAAAACGGTAGCTTGACGCAAGCTGTTCAACCGCTGACAAGCACGTTCTTCTTTCGTTTACAGGCAAATGGACACTCATAATATAACTCTTTTTATTAAAGTTTATAAAATTTAAAACACATCAAGAATTATTTTCTGTGTGCCAATATAATAAAGTTCTTATTTCTGAATTAACAGTAAACTAGAAAAAAACATAACATTCTCTAAATTTAAGAGTCTATAGCATTTTTCTTATTCCAGCCGTGGACCCAACATAGACATTAAATCACATGATATCACATATAAGCTATTTTGACATTGAAGCAATCGCCTACCCTATCCCTAGATAGGTGTGTAGTTGCTCGCCTAAAAGGCTATCATTTTGACTCATTTTGATCACAACAAGAAGTTGAAGATTGGCTTTAGACATTGAAAGACAAATTAAGCAAGTTTAGCAGGGACAAAAACCAGCACACACCTATTCTGAGCTCATTGATCATTTTATCAATAATGGAGTACTTAAATATCACTGCTCCGCTAAAGATTCAGTCCGTCATCTCAGTTATTGGAGAGAGACTAGAGAATTTTACAAATTAAGAATGTGTCAAATCTTTTATTAGACAATTTAACACCTTCGCCAATTACTTTATATTCATCTATAAAATGTTTCTTTCGATCACGTTTTGCGCATAATCAATTAATTTAAATTTAATTATGTAAGTATGGTTTTTGTGGGTTTTGTTTGTTTTTTTTGTAAAAATATAATTTACTTTATTATAAATGTTGTGTAAAATTATGTTTTACAAAAACTTTAATTAATAAAAGGTGTAATTATGAATTCTTTTTCTAGTTTAGGTGCTGATTCTATTTTAAATTCCAACTGCATTGATCATTTTAAAAAAATTGCATCTAGCGTAAAAGTGTATGGCACTGGCGAGGAAGTTGTTGATTGGCCACAATCACGTAAAATAGATAGAATTTTGTATCTTCATACACCTGAAGGGGAAAAACAGAGCTCTCTTTTAGACGATCTCAAACCCAAAAGTTGTGTAATTGATATGGGAGCAGGTCGCGGGATGTTTTTACTTGATTTAAAGAATTTGCAAAAAGACTTAAGTGTTATCGGAGTTGGAGTTACTAAATTAGATCAGAGAATAATTAATGATAATTTAACTGACAATGATTCTATTTATTATGGATATGTTCCTGAAATAACTGAATTATTGAGAAATCATTATCAAAGTGTTGATCTTATAATGGAAACATATGGCCCTTTGACTTACGCAGAGAATCCTTTACATGTATTAATTTTTATTGGGTTACTTCTAAATGAAAATGGTTCTTATTCCTGCATGTCATCTACGACATCAGAACTTCCCAAACATGTTTTTTCAACGAATGAAACTGTGGCAAAAATTGCCGATTTCTTTGAAGAAAATATGGGGATTAAACTTGAATTTTCTCAAAAAGAAATTGACTCTGAAGCTTATCCAGGCAAGCGTTGTACTGATTTTCAATTTCGAATGAAACCCATTAAAGATAATCCCATTTGGAAAAAACTTGGAGAAAATACTCCCGATACTATTTGGGATAGGCTCAAAAATGAAGCGGATCAAAAATTCGGAGAACCACAAAAAGAAGCTGCTTGGTATAGTGCAGGTGGATTTTCCATTTCTGCTAAAAAATATTTATAAAAACGGGAATAAAATAGTAAATTGAAATTCGTGGTTAAGTATTGCAATTTAGTGATCTATCTAAAAATCGCCAGAACTCTGGCCATGAATCCAATTTGCTGTTTACGGCATATTTTCTCAAATCTTATACATTGAGGAAGCCGAGTAGGCCCGTTTACAACGAACGGGCCTTTAAACTTTTATTGCTCTTGTGGTTTTGAGGGTTCAGGCATTGATACAATGCGGATATCCCTTTGTGGGAAAGGCATTGAAATCTGGTTTTCACGCAAAACAGTTTCTATCATACTTAAGTAAGTTGAAAGAACATTTTTTGCTTGGCGAGCTGCTCGCTCATCAATCCATACCAACAATTCTAAGTCCAATCCACTATCACCAAAGCGAGTTAAATAAACTGTGGGTTCTGGAATACCTGTTCTTAATAAGGTCAATGGTTCCTTTTTTGCGGCTTCTGTAATCAAACCAACAACAAGTTCTTTATCCGATCCATACGCGACACTGAAGGGAATGTGGATCCGTCGAAATGGATCGCTTAGAGTCCAATTTGTTACTTTTGTGGTGACTAGATCGGCGTTAGGGACCAACACTTCAATTCCGTCGGGAGTGCGTAAAATAGTGCTGCGGACATTGATCGCGCGCACTTCTCCTCTCACTCCATTTTCTAGCTCGATCACATCGCCAATCTTTAAGTTGCTTTCAAACAGAATAATCAAGCCAGAGACAAAATTATTAAAGATAGATTGTAATCCAAACCCTAATCCCACACCGAGTGCACCGGCTACAAGTAAAAGATTGGAGAAGTCGAATCCAATGGTCGAGAGTGCAATAAGAGTTCCGATTAGAAGAATCAAATAGTGAATCAAGCGATTGATTCGATAAAGAACAGATTGTTGAACACCCCGTCTTTTTGCTCCGATTGTGGTAAGCGCACTTACAACTAATCGAGAGACCCAAAATGTTAAAAATAAAATAGCCAAGAAGCGAAGGAGCGAAAACGTTGTAACGGGGTAGGTTCCTACGTAAAAGAGGGTGTGCCCCATTGATTCCACGAGAGAGGAATAAGTGGCCCCGAGGTAAGAAAAGAAACCGTTAATCCATTGAGTGTGCTGATTAACAAAAGGAGAGATGTTATCCTCAAAACTTTCCAAAAGGAAGGATGTATCCGATAGGGCGGCTTCAAGATTTGAAATGGACTGTAGGTTTTTTTTCCCAATATTTACCAATTCGTCATGAAGGTGACTGGAATCTTCTTTTTGTTTTTGATTCGAAGGCTCGGTTAGGCACAAGACTTGTTCATTTCTTTGGGAGATCCCTTCCGCGCGTTTTCGCCATTCTGCAAAAAGGTTTTCATCATTGTCTAAGGTTTGCCTCCACTCTTTTCCTTGCTGATTAAATGCTGCTAAAGTGCTTTCATCAGGGCTTTGCGTCACAAGTTTGGACAAATTAAACATCAGAGCTGCTTTGATATATTGAAGTTGAGCGCCGGCTTCTTCTATTGCTGCCTCGAATCCATGTAGAATGGAGAGTTGTTTTTTGACTTCGTTGACATCGCATGAATTGAGTAGGGAAGCTGTCATAAAATTGGAGTCTTTTGTACTGGCGATCTGCTTTCTTTCTTCCCATTCTTTTTGAGTAGCTAGCATTTGTTGTTCAAATTTTGCCACTTCGGCATGGCTACTGACCAAATGTTTTTCAGCAAAATCTTCTTCATTTTTACGTAAGCTTAAAACAGTTTTGATATTTTCGTAATTCTGATTAAGAATCTCTAAGCTTTTTTTATTTAACTCTAATTCAGTACGCGTAGCGATCCAGTCCAATCCTTGTAAAAATTTGCTTTCTGAATAGGTAGAAGACTTATCGTAGTTCAAGATTAGCTTATCGACTTTCTCTTGAATTTTTTGAATCAGCTGAATTTTTTGATCCCGATCTTCTTCTGTAATTTTGAGTTCTATCCGATTTTTCCCAAGTGCATGGTGAATATCAATTAAGCGATCGATCGAATAAGTTGCAGCCATTGGCGCGACAATTTCAAGGGGCTTTGCTTTTGCAGCCGCATCTTTTAAAGATTGAAGATTATTTTTGATGTTTTCCATCAACTTTTGCGCTTCTTCCTGATTCTCAGGTGAAAGCTGGTCGATTTGTTTTTTTAATGAACTAAAAAAATCTTCGATATGGTTTGACTGAAGATTGCCGGCGTGCTCAAAATCCTCCCACCATTTATGGGATAGATTGGCTGGATCAGGAATCTCTGTACGTGAAGTTGTTTCTAGATCATTTGCAGACAGAATTCCAAAAGTTAATGAAAAGATCAGATAAAATGGAAGGAACAGATTCATAATCATTTAATTTCTTTAGGTTACTTATTTAAATTAACAATTCAATGAGAAAGATCCCTTATCTCTCGCGAAATGTTGAAATCACAAAGGAATCAGAGTATACTGGATCTTTCCCAAGAATAGGAGAGTTAACCTCATGACACAATACATTTTTGATCCAATCGCACAATTAACAGAAGAACTTCAAATCCCAGCCCGAAACATCTCAGCCGTTATCCAGCTTCTTAAGGAGGGAAATACAGTCCCCTTTATTGCACGTTATCGAAAAGAGGTGACAGGGAATTTGGATGAAGTGCAGATTAGAGATGTTCAAGAGCGTTATAATTACTTAAGTGAATTGGAAGAGCGTAAACAAACAATTCTTCAATCGATTTCTGAACAAGGAAAATTGACGGACGCATTGAAAGCGCAGATTCTGGCGTGTCAGACAAAAAATGGACTAGAGGATTTATATCTTCCTTATAAGCCAAAAAGAAGAACGCGTGCATCTATTGCACGTGAAAAAGGACTCGAACCTTTAGCAGAAAAAATGCTGGCCCAGCCTATTGGAGAAAATGCTCTAGAGTTTGCTGCTTCTTTCATTAATGTGGAAAAAGGTGTTGAAACTGCTGAAGATGCTCTACAAGGAGCGCAAGATATTCTAGCTGAACAAATTGCAGAAACAGCCGCCATTCGAGCGCTTGTCCGTGAAGAGTTTGCGACAAGAGGAATGCTTGTTTGTCAAGTTGTGGAAGGCAAAGATCAAACGGCAACGAAGTATGAACAGTATTATCAATATCAAGAAAAAGTTGTGAACATTCCTTCCCATCGCTACCTGGCTATTCGCAGGGGTGAGCGTGAGGGAGTATTAGATTTTCATCTAGAAGTAGAAGGCGCACCTCTTTTACATGAAATTTCCCGTATTCTAAAATTAAATCTAGCTTCTTCTTATCATGAGTATCTGAGCTTGGCGATTGCCGA
This Parachlamydia acanthamoebae DNA region includes the following protein-coding sequences:
- a CDS encoding thioredoxin domain-containing protein, whose amino-acid sequence is MVEHHLYTNRLIHQKSPYLLQHAHNPVDWYPWGDEAFLAAKEADKPIFLSVGYATCHWCHVMEQESFENLEVAQALNEAFINIKVDREELPEVDSLYMEFAQSMMSGAAGWPLNVILTPDLYPFFAATYLPPVNSHGLIGMLELVERIHEAWQGDERERILMQSEKIVEVFEQHVHTSGELLPPPEVIEKTIEMLIKLADPVNGGMKGAPKFPIAYQSVFLLRYSMEKKDSRPLFLVERTLEMMRRGGIYDHLGGGFSRYSVDEAWQIPHFEKMLYDNALLADCYFEAWQATQNPQYKKVCEEILHYVLRDMSHFRGGFYSAEDADSEGHEGRFYTWTLEEVEELLGGENESELFVHYFDITPEGNFEGRNVLHTPLSLEEFAKKMGMDAQQLDLLFTEQKHILWKAREKRVHPFKDDKILTAWNGLMIQAMAEAGCAFCDQRFLSAAQNSAKFIKAKLWNEHGLLRRWRDDEAMFSAGLDEYAFLIRSLLTLFEAGCGTEWLQWALELNEILKNQFKALNGAYYQTNGQDLSLVIRKCQFSDGAEPSGNAIQCENLLRLYQLTHDYSYLEDANDILRGVWKFMEHYPPGYCYHMMNLHKYYAKDQLPTITIALNSKDSHFQELRQNFYQKFIPHKAIIWRRPDDELLFNLLPFAQEQIPLNDQTTLYICYDRRCDHPLVNLSEMLEAIAKL
- a CDS encoding mechanosensitive ion channel family protein, with the protein product MIMNLFLPFYLIFSLTFGILSANDLETTSRTEIPDPANLSHKWWEDFEHAGNLQSNHIEDFFSSLKKQIDQLSPENQEEAQKLMENIKNNLQSLKDAAAKAKPLEIVAPMAATYSIDRLIDIHHALGKNRIELKITEEDRDQKIQLIQKIQEKVDKLILNYDKSSTYSESKFLQGLDWIATRTELELNKKSLEILNQNYENIKTVLSLRKNEEDFAEKHLVSSHAEVAKFEQQMLATQKEWEERKQIASTKDSNFMTASLLNSCDVNEVKKQLSILHGFEAAIEEAGAQLQYIKAALMFNLSKLVTQSPDESTLAAFNQQGKEWRQTLDNDENLFAEWRKRAEGISQRNEQVLCLTEPSNQKQKEDSSHLHDELVNIGKKNLQSISNLEAALSDTSFLLESFEDNISPFVNQHTQWINGFFSYLGATYSSLVESMGHTLFYVGTYPVTTFSLLRFLAILFLTFWVSRLVVSALTTIGAKRRGVQQSVLYRINRLIHYLILLIGTLIALSTIGFDFSNLLLVAGALGVGLGFGLQSIFNNFVSGLIILFESNLKIGDVIELENGVRGEVRAINVRSTILRTPDGIEVLVPNADLVTTKVTNWTLSDPFRRIHIPFSVAYGSDKELVVGLITEAAKKEPLTLLRTGIPEPTVYLTRFGDSGLDLELLVWIDERAARQAKNVLSTYLSMIETVLRENQISMPFPQRDIRIVSMPEPSKPQEQ